A genomic segment from Leptospira ryugenii encodes:
- a CDS encoding SOS response-associated peptidase, with product MCGRFGYTLITLKDGTQKWIRLVQELPEFELEKLDSLFKTLQGTENFPSGKAPILLRSKPGYEVKEAIWGIKPDWSPKVIFNTRVEKLFSSNVWRDHIKTQRCIVPASYFLEWKSEKGTKIRYRIQNSDKSNFCFAGIYGKTDSDDQSIWFTILTQEGNSLMKEVHNTGGNQGRQPVQIEEKDLEAWLDPNIKEETMITKLIHQYPSESIQAFPDAEEPLLF from the coding sequence ATGTGCGGTAGATTTGGTTATACTTTGATTACATTAAAAGATGGAACCCAAAAATGGATCCGCTTGGTTCAAGAACTTCCCGAATTTGAATTGGAAAAATTGGATTCTCTCTTTAAGACCTTACAAGGCACAGAAAACTTCCCAAGTGGCAAAGCACCTATACTCCTCAGATCAAAACCAGGCTACGAGGTGAAAGAGGCAATCTGGGGAATTAAGCCAGATTGGTCTCCCAAGGTAATCTTCAATACAAGAGTTGAAAAGTTATTTTCCTCAAATGTATGGAGAGACCATATCAAAACGCAGCGGTGTATAGTTCCTGCCTCCTATTTTTTAGAATGGAAGTCCGAGAAAGGAACAAAAATTAGATACCGAATCCAAAATTCTGATAAATCAAATTTTTGTTTTGCGGGGATCTATGGAAAGACAGATTCTGATGATCAATCCATCTGGTTTACGATTCTGACCCAAGAAGGGAACTCACTCATGAAAGAGGTACACAATACAGGAGGAAACCAAGGGAGACAACCAGTTCAGATTGAAGAAAAAGATTTAGAAGCTTGGCTTGATCCAAATATTAAGGAAGAAACAATGATAACAAAGTTAATCCACCAATACCCTTCTGAATCCATCCAAGCCTTCCCTGATGCGGAAGAACCATTATTGTTTTAA
- a CDS encoding DMT family transporter produces MQVQIVLFFCIAVFFNALANILMKTSSLADAEKPIQANANGLFQTLFNPYFILGLASFGLALLGYRFVLGKGLKLSLAYPVFTSSGFIIVLLASAFFFKERLNLTQWIGIVFILIGVWLTALQMFDVES; encoded by the coding sequence ATGCAAGTCCAGATCGTTCTCTTTTTCTGTATAGCTGTATTCTTCAATGCATTGGCAAACATTTTGATGAAGACATCCTCTCTCGCAGATGCAGAGAAGCCAATCCAAGCCAATGCAAATGGACTTTTCCAAACGCTCTTCAATCCTTACTTCATCTTAGGTCTTGCGAGTTTCGGATTAGCACTGCTCGGCTATCGTTTTGTCCTGGGCAAAGGTCTGAAGTTATCTCTTGCTTACCCAGTCTTTACGTCGAGTGGTTTTATTATCGTATTGTTAGCGAGTGCTTTCTTTTTCAAAGAGAGATTGAACTTAACCCAGTGGATAGGCATTGTCTTTATTCTAATCGGTGTTTGGTTGACCGCTTTGCAGATGTTTGATGTCGAATCTTGA
- a CDS encoding metallophosphoesterase family protein, with protein MKFLQFSDLHISEAEKAYSFQILDELLNIANTESVDALFLCGDIFDTYSDFVALRHEFVKKMESASAEVFFLPGNHEGLRRPDKHTRYQMFDWGKKIRLLDEEPYHFIYLNEKIEIFGIPHSQSYTQLLNISIPEKKAKWRIGLAHATVLNMSYTGPKEEVEEGGGLLDPALFQKLNMDFVAIGHIHSSRSQSFGKLEVCYAGSSRVWRKGEFGARFCVLIQVNEQGISKKYLPIQSAGQFYELNIELDLNGKAKSEADLNLDQYGKSDYLLVHWNGVVESNQEKQNYEIALKSKYKDRIRLLEFDDQKVKTVPDISENVAIRQFIQIIDQKKEELGSSWALTKQLGIELLLNEVTK; from the coding sequence ATGAAATTTTTACAGTTTTCCGACCTGCACATTTCAGAGGCCGAAAAGGCATATTCTTTTCAAATTTTAGATGAGCTATTAAACATCGCAAACACTGAATCAGTTGACGCACTCTTTTTATGTGGCGACATCTTTGATACCTATTCTGATTTTGTTGCCTTGAGGCATGAGTTTGTAAAAAAAATGGAATCTGCCTCCGCCGAAGTTTTTTTCCTTCCTGGCAACCATGAAGGATTGAGACGCCCTGACAAACATACCCGGTACCAAATGTTTGACTGGGGTAAAAAAATTCGATTGTTAGATGAAGAGCCATATCACTTTATCTATCTCAATGAAAAGATTGAAATCTTTGGCATTCCGCATAGCCAATCTTATACGCAGCTGCTTAACATTTCTATCCCAGAAAAAAAAGCAAAATGGAGGATTGGGCTTGCACATGCGACTGTCTTGAACATGAGCTACACTGGTCCGAAAGAAGAGGTGGAAGAGGGAGGGGGCTTGTTAGACCCTGCTCTATTCCAAAAACTCAACATGGATTTCGTGGCCATTGGCCATATCCATTCCTCAAGATCTCAATCCTTTGGAAAATTAGAGGTTTGTTATGCAGGTTCCTCGCGGGTTTGGCGAAAAGGAGAATTTGGAGCTCGCTTTTGTGTTTTAATCCAGGTGAATGAGCAAGGAATTTCTAAAAAATACTTACCCATTCAATCAGCAGGACAGTTTTATGAACTCAACATTGAACTCGATTTGAATGGAAAAGCAAAGTCTGAAGCAGACTTAAATTTAGACCAATATGGCAAGTCTGACTATCTTTTAGTTCATTGGAATGGTGTAGTTGAGTCAAATCAAGAAAAGCAAAATTATGAAATTGCATTAAAATCAAAGTACAAAGATCGGATTCGATTGCTTGAATTTGATGATCAAAAAGTAAAAACTGTTCCTGATATATCAGAAAATGTTGCCATACGGCAATTCATTCAAATCATCGATCAGAAAAAAGAAGAATTAGGATCCTCCTGGGCATTAACAAAGCAGCTTGGCATTGAACTTCTATTAAACGAGGTTACCAAGTGA
- a CDS encoding sulfatase, producing the protein MKSVLLLFFNLFFFLHCRPDLPIQVDTKPLKSNVIWIVIDSLRGDILGNYGVSPHLDEFARESYVFEDHLVNAAWTRPSTLVFFTGKYASSLPVNFWDYPTTREEVSEFYRQVKYPLPRILLNQGMNTIMVGNNPFLNDQFGLGVNVGFKELYDFSNFAKDTPLITNKTLEVIDTISKEKNANPFFLFINFNDPHKPYTPPTGYTNRIQTKEILEERKRDYLGEVAYIDDQIKIIFDALKESGLYDTSLILITADHGEVMDPGHAISPFTGTNTFFGHGQDLFYENIHVPLLIKMPNQKQGRRIQKRTQSVDLYPFLLEHLNIPIPPEISGQSFGNILVSENSTERTYYGETRATQGVGIAEHFLLQKSFRFHKPGKFWKGFVGKEKYFYYDRKKDPKQLSPIIFSDLSELIDNQTLPEEGKSIISNLWNQLKVLEPPIPIYQIRVNLGLTMLNEVKIRLQTKEGSIRILESDDFQIDWQSNQNALLVWKDSAPEKQGSKQISFEVYPDVSFPQFRFEVNGKPVADDKIGIGVYEISPNACNPNCFPFYDTGLNQPRRSFSNIFQVWRQGKGAQSYERKDDLETDAMEILKKQGYVH; encoded by the coding sequence TTGAAATCGGTACTCCTATTATTTTTTAATCTATTTTTCTTTCTTCATTGTCGCCCTGATCTTCCCATCCAAGTAGATACCAAACCCCTTAAATCGAATGTGATATGGATCGTGATTGATTCACTTCGCGGAGATATCTTAGGCAATTATGGCGTAAGCCCACACCTGGATGAATTTGCAAGGGAGAGTTATGTATTTGAAGACCATTTGGTAAATGCGGCTTGGACTCGGCCTTCGACCTTGGTTTTTTTTACTGGAAAATATGCCAGTAGTTTGCCTGTTAATTTCTGGGATTATCCGACCACTCGAGAGGAGGTGTCCGAGTTCTACCGACAGGTCAAATATCCTTTGCCTCGTATCCTTTTGAACCAGGGGATGAATACGATTATGGTTGGAAATAATCCCTTTCTAAATGATCAATTTGGTTTGGGAGTAAATGTCGGCTTTAAAGAGTTATACGACTTTTCAAATTTTGCGAAAGATACTCCTCTGATTACAAATAAAACATTGGAAGTCATTGATACGATTTCCAAAGAAAAAAATGCAAATCCTTTTTTCCTGTTTATCAATTTCAATGACCCACACAAACCTTATACACCACCCACTGGATATACAAACCGTATCCAAACCAAAGAGATTTTAGAAGAGAGAAAAAGAGACTATTTAGGTGAAGTTGCCTACATCGATGACCAAATCAAAATCATCTTCGATGCATTAAAGGAGAGTGGATTGTATGACACATCTCTAATTTTGATTACTGCTGACCATGGTGAAGTGATGGATCCAGGCCATGCGATTTCCCCCTTCACTGGCACAAATACTTTCTTTGGACATGGACAAGATCTTTTCTATGAAAATATCCACGTACCACTCCTCATAAAAATGCCCAATCAAAAGCAAGGAAGGCGGATACAGAAAAGAACCCAGTCCGTTGATTTGTATCCATTTTTGTTAGAACATTTGAATATTCCAATTCCACCTGAGATTTCTGGACAAAGTTTTGGAAATATATTGGTTTCTGAAAATAGTACAGAACGTACATATTATGGCGAGACTAGAGCAACGCAAGGTGTAGGGATTGCAGAGCATTTTTTATTGCAAAAATCATTTCGTTTTCACAAACCTGGAAAGTTTTGGAAGGGATTCGTAGGAAAAGAAAAATATTTTTACTATGACCGAAAGAAAGACCCTAAACAACTTTCCCCTATTATTTTTTCTGATCTAAGTGAATTAATAGATAACCAAACCTTGCCAGAAGAAGGAAAATCTATAATCTCCAATCTCTGGAATCAGTTAAAGGTTTTAGAGCCCCCTATCCCTATATACCAGATCAGAGTCAATCTGGGTCTTACTATGCTAAATGAGGTAAAGATCCGATTGCAGACCAAAGAAGGGTCCATTCGAATTTTGGAAAGTGACGATTTTCAAATCGATTGGCAGTCCAATCAGAACGCTCTTTTGGTCTGGAAAGATTCGGCTCCTGAAAAGCAAGGGTCAAAACAAATTAGCTTTGAGGTCTATCCTGATGTTAGTTTCCCTCAATTTCGCTTTGAGGTGAACGGAAAACCTGTAGCTGATGATAAAATAGGAATTGGGGTTTATGAAATTTCACCTAATGCATGTAATCCGAATTGTTTTCCTTTTTATGATACAGGTCTGAATCAACCTAGGAGATCGTTCTCTAATATTTTTCAGGTTTGGCGCCAAGGGAAAGGTGCACAATCCTACGAAAGAAAGGATGACTTAGAAACTGATGCCATGGAAATATTGAAAAAACAAGGTTACGTTCACTAA
- a CDS encoding CaiB/BaiF CoA transferase family protein — MSQTQKNTGPLSGVKVVDLSLLLPGPLCSQHLADMGAEVIKIENPRAYDASRAMFKGNGGYPALFMMLNRNKKAITLNLKRPASKEILFKLLEDADILLEGFRPDGMDKMGIGYDVLKEKFPKLIYCGISGYGISGKYVDFAGHDINYLAISGVLHQTGNPPRPAGFQLADVGGGSLSALSAILAALYYREKTGKGQRIDISMTDASLQFLSLYGGIHSASGITPEPGNEILSGKLPNYQIYQTKEGRYVALGALEDMFFQTFVRAIGKDELLKEMPLKEENLEKWKAILTEYFLSKTYSDLESIFSNEDACLSPILSLEEVTQDPHWKERKMVFDVEHPKYGRITQYGSPFHFSETPFSFRTFPPEHGEHTEEILKTIGYSDAEISQFKQEKVI, encoded by the coding sequence ATGTCTCAAACTCAAAAAAATACAGGGCCATTGTCAGGAGTGAAGGTAGTTGATCTTTCGCTCTTGCTCCCAGGTCCACTTTGCTCACAACATCTAGCCGATATGGGAGCAGAAGTTATCAAGATTGAAAATCCTAGAGCCTACGATGCTTCAAGAGCTATGTTTAAAGGTAACGGAGGTTATCCGGCATTGTTTATGATGCTGAATCGCAATAAAAAGGCGATTACCTTAAATTTGAAACGACCCGCATCCAAAGAGATTCTTTTTAAACTATTAGAAGATGCAGATATTCTTTTGGAAGGATTTCGTCCTGATGGTATGGATAAAATGGGGATAGGATACGATGTGCTGAAAGAAAAATTCCCTAAGCTCATCTATTGCGGAATCTCTGGGTATGGGATTTCGGGTAAGTACGTAGACTTTGCTGGCCATGATATCAATTATTTAGCGATTTCTGGTGTTCTCCACCAAACAGGAAATCCTCCAAGACCCGCTGGATTTCAGTTGGCAGATGTGGGTGGTGGCTCTTTGTCTGCTCTGTCAGCCATCCTTGCCGCTTTGTACTACAGAGAAAAAACGGGAAAAGGCCAGAGAATAGACATTTCTATGACCGATGCTTCATTGCAGTTCCTCTCCTTGTATGGTGGAATTCATTCCGCCTCGGGAATTACTCCAGAACCGGGCAATGAGATTTTGTCTGGAAAGCTCCCGAATTACCAAATCTACCAAACAAAAGAAGGTAGATATGTTGCTTTGGGTGCTTTAGAAGACATGTTCTTCCAAACATTTGTTAGAGCAATTGGTAAAGATGAGCTCTTGAAAGAGATGCCGTTGAAAGAAGAAAATCTGGAAAAGTGGAAAGCAATTCTAACAGAATACTTTCTATCCAAAACATATTCTGATTTGGAATCTATTTTTTCTAATGAAGATGCTTGTCTCTCACCTATTTTGAGTTTGGAGGAGGTTACACAAGACCCGCATTGGAAGGAACGAAAGATGGTCTTTGACGTCGAACACCCGAAATACGGAAGGATCACCCAGTATGGTTCACCTTTTCATTTTTCAGAAACACCCTTTTCGTTTAGAACCTTCCCTCCAGAACATGGCGAGCACACAGAAGAAATCCTCAAAACGATAGGGTATTCTGACGCAGAGATTAGCCAATTCAAACAAGAAAAAGTAATCTAG
- a CDS encoding alpha/beta fold hydrolase — protein MNAKTFTFQGKKVAYYDSETANKPTVLICHANGYSAHCYRYYWEALKADYRVIGLDFIGHGKSESDLYFQNWYFFRDQILELIRVESLESVTLLGHSLGGASSLLAAEKNPHAIRKVIALDPVILGLKLITLAKIFGSPLARGAFKRRKTFNNLNLVRRAYQKFPAFAHWDGAIFEDYLNSCFRKTGNGEEVELCCDPKVEGRIFSHAHYTVFWKFKKIKVPSFILIPDPPEVCTPALARMITKGVKSSEFEIWTNCTHFFPFEIPEKTLSYILSKLKQ, from the coding sequence ATGAATGCAAAGACTTTCACATTCCAAGGGAAAAAAGTTGCCTATTATGATTCGGAAACGGCAAACAAACCAACTGTCTTAATCTGCCATGCAAACGGCTATAGTGCCCATTGCTATCGTTACTACTGGGAAGCCCTCAAGGCAGATTATCGAGTGATTGGCTTGGACTTTATTGGACATGGCAAAAGTGAGAGTGATCTCTATTTCCAAAATTGGTATTTCTTTCGAGACCAAATCTTAGAACTCATCCGAGTTGAATCCCTAGAGTCGGTGACTTTGCTTGGGCATTCTTTGGGTGGTGCTTCCTCCCTCCTCGCAGCAGAAAAAAATCCCCATGCCATCCGAAAGGTAATTGCTTTAGATCCAGTGATCTTGGGCTTAAAACTCATTACTCTTGCAAAGATATTCGGAAGCCCATTGGCAAGAGGTGCGTTTAAACGCAGAAAAACATTTAACAATTTAAATCTAGTTCGGCGGGCCTACCAGAAATTCCCAGCCTTCGCCCATTGGGATGGGGCTATATTTGAAGACTATCTAAACTCATGCTTTCGAAAGACTGGCAATGGAGAAGAAGTGGAACTATGCTGTGATCCCAAAGTTGAAGGACGTATCTTTTCTCATGCACACTATACAGTATTTTGGAAATTCAAAAAGATCAAAGTTCCGAGTTTTATCCTCATCCCTGATCCACCTGAAGTATGTACACCGGCCTTAGCAAGGATGATCACGAAAGGTGTGAAATCTTCCGAATTTGAAATTTGGACAAACTGTACTCATTTTTTTCCATTTGAAATTCCTGAAAAGACACTATCTTACATTCTTTCAAAGTTAAAACAATAA